The following proteins come from a genomic window of Parambassis ranga chromosome 4, fParRan2.1, whole genome shotgun sequence:
- the tcf3b gene encoding transcription factor 3b isoform X2, giving the protein MNEQQQRMAAVETDKELSDLLDFSAMFAPPVANGKNRTMTLASSQFGGSDERSGSGSWASAEQNSPSFSQGRGYGEGPHYSEHESLSSPFISSGIAGKNERPPYPPFGSQPGFLPSDIVMPSPDAMSPSGLKSGSQFYPSYPNNPRRRPPEGSIDTQPKKIRKPPGLPSSVYASTSGDEYARDNGGYPGAKPGAVYPGSFYMQDPWSSSGYSAMLGNSPHIGQPGSFSAINPQDRMNYPLHGSEVNGFHSAPTTYNHTPAINGEGIMANRGTTAGSSGDEIGKALASIYPSDHNSNNFSSAPSTPGSPQAIAGAQSQWQPRPTTPNYEGPPHALQSKMEDRLEEAIHVLRSHAVGQGPGLEGAHSDMHNLLSSGHNGGLGGLSPAFPNASLALSNRHPAMQGGKHEESTGLPPSSTLLHGHHASEPTPSVGQPEGFTSLPGGLARSSHSTSSSDIKREDKEDDENSSAADRSDDEKKDSKAARSRIRKEALTLQMLSSLSDQKDDPNEDDEDLPPEVKLEREKERRVANNARERLRVRDINEAFKELGRMCQLHLSHDKPQTKLLILHQAVNVILNLEQQVRERNLNPKAACLKRREEEKVSGVVGDAPMQLSGGHPSMGGEGHNPVGHM; this is encoded by the exons ATGAACGAACAGCAGCAAAGAATGGCTGCAGTGGAAACTGACAAGGAACTCAGCGACCTCCTGGATTTCAGTGCG ATGTTTGCACCTCCAGTAGCCAATGGGAAAAACAGGACAATGACACTCGCCAGCAGTCAGTTTGGTGGCTCAG atgagCGCAGTGGCTCTGGGTCTTGGGCCTCCGCAGAACAGAACAGTCCTTCATTCAGCCAAGGACGG GGCTATGGAGAAGGACCCCACTACAGTGAGCATGAAAGCTTATCTTCTCCATTCATCAGTTCAGGGATTGCAG GTAAAAATGAGAGGCCACCATATCCTCCCTTCGGAAGCCAG CCCGGTTTTCTTCCTAGTGATATAGTGATGCCAAGTCCAGATGCCATGTCTCCCTCTGGTCTGAAGTCTGGCTCTCAGTTTTACCCATCATACCCTAACAACCCCAGGAGAAGGCCGCCTGAGGGAAGCATAG ACACCCAGCCAAAGAAGATTCGGAAACCCCCTGGCCTGCCGTCCTCG GTGTATGCTTCCACATCTGGTGATGAATATGCCAGGGACAATGGAGGATATCCTGGTGCTAAACCCGGAGCTGTCTATCCTGGCTCTTTCTACATGCAAG ACCCGTGGTCATCTTCTGGCTACTCTGCCATGCTGGGTAATTCCCCTCACATTGGACAGCCAGGCTCCTTCTCTGCAATCAACCCACAGGACAGGATG AACTATCCTTTGCATGGCAGTGAAGTTAACGGCTTCCACTCAGCCCCCACCACCTACAACCACACACCCGCCATCAATGGGGAAGGCATCATGG CTAACCGAGGCACCACAGCTGGCAGTTCAGGAGATGAAATTGGGAAGGCTCTTGCTTCA ATCTATCCATCGGACCACAACAGTAATAATTTCTCCTCGGCACCATCTACTCCTGGATCCCCTCAGGCTATTGCAG GAGCTCAGTCTCAGTGGCAACCAAGACCAACCACACCCAACTATGAAGGGCCACCACACGCACTG CAGAGTAAAATGGAGGACCGCTTGGAAGAGGCCATCCATGTGCTCCGCAGCCATGCTGTGGGCCAGGGCCCCGGCTTAGAGGGTGCTCACTCTGACATGCACAACCTGCTGTCCTCAGGACACAACGGGGGCCTTGGAGGCCTCTCTCCAGCTTTCCCCAATGCTAGCCTGGCCCTCAGCAACAGACATCCTGCAATG CAGGGAGGCAAACATGAGGAATCCACAGGCCTTCCTCCCAGCAGCACTCTCCTGCATGGTCATCACGCATCCGAACCCACACCGTCAGTTGGCCAGCCAGAAGGATTCACCA GTCTCCCTGGTGGTTTGGCCCGCTCCTCACACTCCACCAGCAGCTCAGACATTAAAagagaggacaaagaggatgaTGAAAACTCATCTGCGGCAGACAGGTCAGATGATGAGAAGAAGGACTCCAAGGCAGCACGCAGTCGAATAAG AAAGGAGGCGTTGACCCTCCAGATGCTCTCTAGCCTTTCAGACCAGAAAGATGA TCCtaatgaagatgatgaggacCTTCCTCCTGAAGTGAAGCTGGAGCGTGAGAAGGAACGGCGAGTGGCTAACAATGCCCGTGAACGTCTCAGAGTAAGGGACATCAATGAGGCATTTAAGGAGCTTGGAAGGATGTGCCAGCTGCACCTCAGCCACGACAAACCTCAGACCAAACTTCTCATCCTGCACCAGGCTGTCAATGTCATCCTCAATTTAGAACAACAAGTCAGAG AGCGCAACCTTAACCCCAAGGCAGCATGTTTAAAGCGCCGTGAGGAAGAGAAGGTATCTGGGGTGGTGGGCGATGCTCCCATGCAGCTGTCAGGAGGCCACCCTAGCATGGGAGGAGAGGGCCACAATCCAGTTGGCCACATGTAA
- the tcf3b gene encoding transcription factor 3b isoform X1, with the protein MNEQQQRMAAVETDKELSDLLDFSAMFAPPVANGKNRTMTLASSQFGGSDERSGSGSWASAEQNSPSFSQGRGYGEGPHYSEHESLSSPFISSGIAGKNERPPYPPFGSQPGFLPSDIVMPSPDAMSPSGLKSGSQFYPSYPNNPRRRPPEGSIDTQPKKIRKPPGLPSSVYASTSGDEYARDNGGYPGAKPGAVYPGSFYMQEDPWSSSGYSAMLGNSPHIGQPGSFSAINPQDRMNYPLHGSEVNGFHSAPTTYNHTPAINGEGIMANRGTTAGSSGDEIGKALASIYPSDHNSNNFSSAPSTPGSPQAIAGAQSQWQPRPTTPNYEGPPHALQSKMEDRLEEAIHVLRSHAVGQGPGLEGAHSDMHNLLSSGHNGGLGGLSPAFPNASLALSNRHPAMQGGKHEESTGLPPSSTLLHGHHASEPTPSVGQPEGFTSLPGGLARSSHSTSSSDIKREDKEDDENSSAADRSDDEKKDSKAARSRIRKEALTLQMLSSLSDQKDDPNEDDEDLPPEVKLEREKERRVANNARERLRVRDINEAFKELGRMCQLHLSHDKPQTKLLILHQAVNVILNLEQQVRERNLNPKAACLKRREEEKVSGVVGDAPMQLSGGHPSMGGEGHNPVGHM; encoded by the exons ATGAACGAACAGCAGCAAAGAATGGCTGCAGTGGAAACTGACAAGGAACTCAGCGACCTCCTGGATTTCAGTGCG ATGTTTGCACCTCCAGTAGCCAATGGGAAAAACAGGACAATGACACTCGCCAGCAGTCAGTTTGGTGGCTCAG atgagCGCAGTGGCTCTGGGTCTTGGGCCTCCGCAGAACAGAACAGTCCTTCATTCAGCCAAGGACGG GGCTATGGAGAAGGACCCCACTACAGTGAGCATGAAAGCTTATCTTCTCCATTCATCAGTTCAGGGATTGCAG GTAAAAATGAGAGGCCACCATATCCTCCCTTCGGAAGCCAG CCCGGTTTTCTTCCTAGTGATATAGTGATGCCAAGTCCAGATGCCATGTCTCCCTCTGGTCTGAAGTCTGGCTCTCAGTTTTACCCATCATACCCTAACAACCCCAGGAGAAGGCCGCCTGAGGGAAGCATAG ACACCCAGCCAAAGAAGATTCGGAAACCCCCTGGCCTGCCGTCCTCG GTGTATGCTTCCACATCTGGTGATGAATATGCCAGGGACAATGGAGGATATCCTGGTGCTAAACCCGGAGCTGTCTATCCTGGCTCTTTCTACATGCAAG AAGACCCGTGGTCATCTTCTGGCTACTCTGCCATGCTGGGTAATTCCCCTCACATTGGACAGCCAGGCTCCTTCTCTGCAATCAACCCACAGGACAGGATG AACTATCCTTTGCATGGCAGTGAAGTTAACGGCTTCCACTCAGCCCCCACCACCTACAACCACACACCCGCCATCAATGGGGAAGGCATCATGG CTAACCGAGGCACCACAGCTGGCAGTTCAGGAGATGAAATTGGGAAGGCTCTTGCTTCA ATCTATCCATCGGACCACAACAGTAATAATTTCTCCTCGGCACCATCTACTCCTGGATCCCCTCAGGCTATTGCAG GAGCTCAGTCTCAGTGGCAACCAAGACCAACCACACCCAACTATGAAGGGCCACCACACGCACTG CAGAGTAAAATGGAGGACCGCTTGGAAGAGGCCATCCATGTGCTCCGCAGCCATGCTGTGGGCCAGGGCCCCGGCTTAGAGGGTGCTCACTCTGACATGCACAACCTGCTGTCCTCAGGACACAACGGGGGCCTTGGAGGCCTCTCTCCAGCTTTCCCCAATGCTAGCCTGGCCCTCAGCAACAGACATCCTGCAATG CAGGGAGGCAAACATGAGGAATCCACAGGCCTTCCTCCCAGCAGCACTCTCCTGCATGGTCATCACGCATCCGAACCCACACCGTCAGTTGGCCAGCCAGAAGGATTCACCA GTCTCCCTGGTGGTTTGGCCCGCTCCTCACACTCCACCAGCAGCTCAGACATTAAAagagaggacaaagaggatgaTGAAAACTCATCTGCGGCAGACAGGTCAGATGATGAGAAGAAGGACTCCAAGGCAGCACGCAGTCGAATAAG AAAGGAGGCGTTGACCCTCCAGATGCTCTCTAGCCTTTCAGACCAGAAAGATGA TCCtaatgaagatgatgaggacCTTCCTCCTGAAGTGAAGCTGGAGCGTGAGAAGGAACGGCGAGTGGCTAACAATGCCCGTGAACGTCTCAGAGTAAGGGACATCAATGAGGCATTTAAGGAGCTTGGAAGGATGTGCCAGCTGCACCTCAGCCACGACAAACCTCAGACCAAACTTCTCATCCTGCACCAGGCTGTCAATGTCATCCTCAATTTAGAACAACAAGTCAGAG AGCGCAACCTTAACCCCAAGGCAGCATGTTTAAAGCGCCGTGAGGAAGAGAAGGTATCTGGGGTGGTGGGCGATGCTCCCATGCAGCTGTCAGGAGGCCACCCTAGCATGGGAGGAGAGGGCCACAATCCAGTTGGCCACATGTAA
- the LOC114434703 gene encoding cytochrome b-c1 complex subunit 10-like: protein MVQNILNKIVGAKYISVLRTWVPNLVTWGTVGGVALVHFTDWRLILDYVPYIRGKFKNDE, encoded by the exons ATGGTCCAAAACATACTAAACAAAATCGTCGGTGCCAAATACATTTCTGTTCTGAGGACATG GGTACCAAACCTGGTCACATGGGGAACAGTGGGTGGCGTGGCACTCGTTCACTTCACAGACTGGCGATTAATTCTTGACTATGTGCCATACATTAGAGGAAAATTTAAGAATGATGAGTAA